From Zea mays cultivar B73 chromosome 3, Zm-B73-REFERENCE-NAM-5.0, whole genome shotgun sequence:
ACGACATGCGGAGCGCCTTCACGAGGCGGGCGTCCATGACCGGGTCCGGCCGCCGCGTGCCGCGGAAGTCGTAGATGCGGCCCAGCACGTGGACGCAGTGCGCGAACCCGACGGTGTGCGCGCCGGAGAGCGCCACCAGGTCCGCCGCGCCCAGGCCCTTGCCCGCGAACACGCGCAGGAGCTCGTCCACCGTCGAGTTGGCCCGCGGCAGGCTGCCGCGGACCTTCCCCGCCAGGGACACCTTGCTGTCCTTCCGGCCCTTCTTCACCGCGTAGTACGGCCCACCCACCTGCGCAAACAGAAAAAGGTCAAAAAGTTGCATGTGATGGGCCACTACTGTTGGGCTGGGCCCGATCCCATTAGGGCCATTTGAGAGTTTCTCAGCCGAATGCTTATATAGGCTGAAAGtaataaaaaaagaaagaaagaaagcatgAATGGATAAAGTTGTCCTAAAAGTTTAAAAGAAAAAATTATGAGCCGTAGACTTTCGGCCGTTTCTAGCAAGCCAGCCAGCCAGCGTGGTCCAGAAAGATGCAGGAGAGGAGAAGGATGGGCGACCGTGGTACTAGGCAACAAAGGCAGCGCCAGGTTGGACGCTTGACTATTGCTGGGGGAGGGAAGAACACGACACTTGACTCGCTCAGAGGCTGTCATGTCATAGACGACCACATGTCAAGTGTCACCTGACGCACTTATAAAACACGCCCATGTGGCCCTAAATTACTCTCATTGCAGCACCAAATCAGCTGGCCTTCAGTTGTGGTGCCTCGTGGCCATAAGATCCAAGCCAGGACAAGGAGTGCCGAATCCCAAGATTAGATTAGCTTAAGGGGCCGTTCGGTTTTCCCAGAACGGTGGACATAACCGTTCCTAGCTTGGATTATTTCTTTAGTTTGTATAAATTTTGATCACCTAGAACGATTCATGGTGTATTTTTGGAGAAACGAATAAGGCCTAACTCAACTGATATTAGACGTTGAGGCTGTCACTTTGTCTTCCTAGCTAGCTATATTAGGAAATCGTACAGACACTATAATTCGGAAAGGCAGAAACGGTTCAGGCAAAATTGCCGTTACGTAAAAGCGACTGATGGACGATGGTGCTAATTCGTCTCAGATCGAAGCAAACGTTTAAGCAAATCAAATTAAAACCTACTGGCTACTACTACTCCTACTCGTATATGCAACATGATGGGCGGCCACGGTTGCAGGCTTTGCAGCCACACTGACGCGCCATAATTAGCAGAAGCAGTTCGCTGAGCAGATCACCGACCACCGATACAGCGATTGAATTCCAGGTCCGGCAAGGATAGCATGGTTTCGTTTCCCTTCACGGTCACGTAATCATCATCACCGCCCCTGACGCTTGGCCTGCTTAGGCAGCTAAGCCAACAGCGAAACGCAGCCCTGTCCCTAACGACGTACACATGCCCGGCCATGGGCACGATGTGCGGTTGCGCCTTTTTTTCCACATGCGGTGCAAAAGCAGTCCAGATTAAAGCAGGTAAACCTTTTCTTCCCCGTCCCCGGCCGCCTCGCGCCGCTTTGGTCCTAACTTGCCAGTGTAGTGTACCTGGACCCCTACCAACTTTAACTGTCGTCAGTTGGGTTTCAGTTGCAAACGCGGTGAGCCGGTGATGCACTAGAGTCACATCgcgcgcgctctctctctctcgccggaACCCAAGGCTCTGCTCGTGCCTTCGGTTGCATAATGCTGTACGTGGTCAGACGGTTTCGGCCCAGCTCCGTCTTCTCTGATCGCACCGCTAAACTCCCCCCGCGTTTTTTTTTATTCCGCGTGAATCAAGCCAGAGAGATGAATGGGCTAGACAGCTTGCGTTGCGTGCGTAGGTAAAGGTACGTACGTACCAGCTGGACGTAGTCTCGGGCGGCGAGGGCGAGGACGTCGGCGCAGGAGACGATCCCGGGGCACTTGCTCTCCACGGCAGCCTTGGCGAGCTCCACCGTGTCGAACGCCTCCTGCGGCAGGTTCCTGTTCTCCTCCATGTCGCGCTCCACCCTGGGtggcggcgggcgcgcgggcgcggccgCGTCGGCCGTCGGCGCGATCAAAATGGACGCGTCACACCCCTGCGTGCGTGTGCATTtcacatcaaaatcagcacgaggACACCAACGACCGCAACGCAATGCACTAATTCACAAACAGTTGCTCAGCTCTTGCTTGTAACTAGCTAGCTCCGGGCGGTTACGTACTTCCACGAAGCAGTCGTGGTGGAAGAGGCGGAGCACGGCGGGTCCGGCGGCGGGGAAGTCCCTGTACTGGGCGGCGGTGACGTTGGCGACGATCTGGTCGACAGCGGGGCACGTCCTGGCGTAGAAGTCCAGCGCCAGGCCGTGCCGCTCCGGCGACCGCCTGCTGCCGAGGGCCGTGGCCGCCGCCGCGGGCAGCGGCTGCGCCTCCCTGCCACGCGATGTGCCGACGAGGGACGACGACGCgacgagcagcagcagcagcagcgcgcGGCGGTGGACGAGGAAGCGGATGCCTCTGCTAGAGGAATCCATTTCCGACGTGCAACGCAGAGGAAGCTAGCGCTGGTGGCTGGAACTGGAAGCacaccaccaaggcgagcgacaaGCTTGCCTTATCCCGCAGCCGGTAGCGCGAGAGCTGACGGACAGCGGCCAGCGGGCGGAAGCGGGGCGATAGCGGGACAAGCCAGGGAAAGGAGGGCCTTGTTTGTAGGTGTGCGGCCAAACAGTGGAAGGCGAGCGCATGTGGGTGCGGCGGTGGCGAGGTTGGCGGCTTCCGCCTGATACTGCGCTCCCGTGAAGCAGAGAAACCGGCCGGCCGCGATACAAATACCACGCATTCGTCGTCCTCCCATGGTCTCTTCAGGTGTACGTGTCTGGAGTCTGGACCGAATTTTTACTGCGCTCTCGCAGGTGATGGGCACGTGGTTGTTGACATGAGCTATACAGTATAGACTATGAAGTAAAGGATATAAAAAAATTAAAAATCGTTTAGATCGTGTTCGTTTGTATCTGATTAAACCGTTCCACTTGATCAACATATAAATTACCGAACCAATTCGACTAGCAACCGTTCCAGCAATCCAATCCATAGAAAAAAAACGAACGGGGCCTTAGCTTAAAATTGTGTTTTTTTGAAAGAAAAAAAAACTATTTTAATTTCTCACAGTAACAAATAGACCCTTCTATCAACCTCGTTTCTTCGTCTTCCTCCGTATATGTGAGCGGTCAGGTTAAGgagatgtttgaatgcactaaaactaatagttaatTAATTAAAAATTGTTAGtgtaattagctagctaacaaataactaccaaatctctactacttattaagactgcAATAGTAGTCGGTCATTCCGCGTTCtgcccattccgtgttctgcctttCCGATTCCCTCCTCCCCGCGCATAGTCCATTCCTATGTTGTGTGTCTTTCCTCCCCGCGCACAGTCCATTCCTATGTTGTGTGCCTTTCTGATTCCCTCCTCCCCGCGCACAGTCCATTCCTATGTTGTGTGTCTTTCCGATTCTCTCCTCCCCGCGCACAGTCCATTCCTATGTTGTGTGCCTTTCCGATTCCCTCCTCCCCGCGCACAGTCCATTACTATGTTGTGTGCCTTACTTTTCTTCAGCGATGAGATAGTTTATTAAACAATCCCGCATGGATTCATATATATCCCGGATATATCTGTCATCCGTATTTGGGGTTTTTAAAAGATTTGTATGTATCCCACAATCAATATCCAACAAAAAGTAACTCATTATCTGATAAGCACTTGCTGAGGCATCTTGGGATACTGGTGTGTATCGCAGCACAGACAAGTCTCCTGTATCCGCGTACGTCTTCAAACTTATACATGATGATATATACCGAAATGGGTGCCTGCAGCACAGTGTTTCCATAAAGATATCTTTTTCAAAGAATGTAGGTTTGTGTGTCTTTCCGATTCTCTCCTCCCCGCGCACAGTCCATTCCTATGTTGTGTAAAGCCCATTCTCATTCCACCATACAGCcgacgtctagctaaaattaaaaaatacACATGGCCCCAAGGGAATTTGAACCCACGACCTCTCAAACAAATAATAgcagtagctaccactacaccacatatgtgtttatgtctacatctataacaGAAAATACATCTACTATATCTCTCCCCAagtccacctgctacccttgcacaatgtgtgtagtagataagtatcaccgagattcttcaattatatttttggatggagggagtagtatttaaagaagagtcttgcatgcaatttcttttgtttgaataatgttttcaacttaaatttcttttttgcatgcgtgatatttattcttcgtaatattttttccatagatctgacttgtgagtcatttttataaaccaatgccaaacatgaatccatgtttcttacttgaaaaccccgaacaaacaccattagcaggaggcactcgtgttggggtcgctcatcgacgacaagaaaaacttggcgactgtcagttcgacctctagaaacagtcctacgtggccgcatgtgccgctatgtacgacaagctccggcgcagccgccgcttggacgcggtgcagagcggctgcttcgcgctgtccatcgtcaagcagggggacctcatggtcgtcgccaacgtcggcgactctcgggttgttctgggcaccgtattcaatgacgacgccatcacgtcgtccagctcatcgtccacctgaagcccaacctgccacgtaagtcgctactgactggacatgaattcttgtgtgCTGAGACGATAGTCGTTGCTTACGTTgtatgagtgtcctcgaacacgatgtatgtagaggagtagcacatccggtggtgcaacggccaggggtactaccttgctgatgagcccggggagcACTCGTTttacagcccagccaagagtcatcagtactcggtatgtcgcgcgcgttcgacgactactatatcgagaactgtggcgtcatcttggcgctagaggtgacacagaggaggaccgacaacaatgaccagttcgtcatccttgccaccgttggggtagcttttgtgatggcttgcctttaattctcttcgcaaacacacacttgcctttttgtttaagcaaaagtgtACGGTGGTACGTGTCTGTTGACTAACGATGTACAAGGGAATTTCTTACGGTATGTGtaaaacgtgctctccaatgatgagaccatgcaaatcgtgacatatatcaaagtctgcatgatactgatggttgcaatgtagtggtgaaatagatagattataaataacaaaatttatgtatggccagaatcacaaattgattatgaaacattttcttataacggtataacacacattttgtatataagttatcgtagtatactggtattatatattcccgttgcaacgtacgggcattcagctagttattaactaatttaccaaaaatagaTAATAACTGAACTATTAGCTAAGGTGTTTGGATGTTTCAACTAATTTTAGTcactaactattatctctagtgcattcaaacacccctaagCTTACCCACCCATGACAGCAGAGGCAGATTTAGGCCCCAGATCGTCAGGATCGTGGCTGCCATGTAGCCCAAAAATCCTGGTTTTACCCTCTGTCTTTCCCCCTTCCCGCAAAGCTCATTCTCATTCTCACGTACAACTCACGTCTAcctaaaattaaaaaaacacaaatgacCCTAAAGGGATTCAAACCCGcaacctctcaagcaaatgcGAGTAGTAGCTACCGCTGCACcatatgtgtgtttatgtctacatttaTGACAGGAAAACATCTATTACTAATTCTCTcccaaagcccacctgctacccttgcacaatgcgtagtactagataagtatcaccgagattcttgaattatatttttggatggagggagtagtatttaaagaagagccttgcatgcaatttctttagtttgaataatgtttttaaCTTAAATTCCTtctttgcatgcgtgacatttattctctgtaatattttttccattgatctgacttgtgagtcattttcataaaccaacgccaatgaTGAATCCATATTTCTTGCTTGGAaatcccgaacaaacaccactagcaggaggcgctcgcgttggcgtcgctcatcgacgacgagaagaattTTGACAACTGCCAGTTTGACCACTGGAAGCAGTCCTGCGTGGTCGCATGAGTCGCTGTGTATGACAAGCTCCGACGTaggcgccgcttggacgcggtccagagcggctgcaccgcgttgtccatcatcaagcagggggacctcatggtcattgccaacgtcggcgactctcggattattctgggcaccgcatccaacgacggcgccatcacgccgtccagctcatcgtccatctGAAGCCCAACTTGTCATGTAAGTCGGTACTGACCGGCCATGTATTCTTGTGTGCTGGGACGATGGTCGTTGttaacgttgtgtgagtgtcctcgaacatgatgtatgtagaggagtagcgcatccgatggtgcaacggccaggtgtACTACCTTGTTGATGAGCTCGAGGTGCATTTTGTCTGGCAGCCCAgctaagagtcatcggtacttgcCATgttgcgcgcgttcgacgactactatatcatagactgtggcgtcatctcggcgccggaggtgacgcagaggaggaccgacaacaatgatcagttcgtcatcctcgccaccctcAGGGTAACTTTTGTGCcggtctgcctttaattctctccgCAAACACGCATACTTGCTTTTTTGTTTGAGCAAgcgcgtatggtggtgcgtgcctgatgactggcgatgtacgagggaacttcttccGACAGGCGTGgggcgtgctctccaatgatgagaccatagaaatcatggcatatatcgaagtctgtatgatactgatggttgcaatgtagaggTGAAacagctagattaaaataacaaaaaattatgtatggctaggatcacaaatggattatgaaaccttttcttataacagtataacacacattttgtatataagttaccgtagtattatatgtctccgttgcaacgcacgggcactcacctagttagcTAAAAATatgattgtcggcgtttcgaacccggggggtccctggaccgacgagtaaattgtcgccgcgtgccccagcccagatgggtcggcgcgagacggagcgtgaagggggggaaaagccggagggagacaggcgtaaaaggggaaacccgcagccttcgtgtttgtcccgcgcccaggtcgggtgcgcttgcagtagagggttacaagcgtccacgcgggagggagcgagaggcttacacgagcgccgtcccgtccttccccgcgcggccaaccttctgtaagagggccctggaccttccttttataggcgtaaggagaggatccaggtgtacaatggggggtgtagcagtgtgctaacgtgtctagcggagaagagctagtgccctaagtacatgccatcgtggcagccggagaggttttggcacccggttcgtgtggtgtcgtggccgtcggaggagcgctggagcctggcgaaaggacagctgtcggggctgtcgagtccttgctgacgtctccttgcttctgtaagggggatgagagccgccgtcgtcatagagcatgcagggcgccatcattacttgtttaccggggcgagccagatgggacgccggtcttgttccccgtagcctgagttagcttggggtagggtaatgatggtgcctcctgtgacgtggtcggtctgagccctgggttgggcgaggtggaggctcctccgaggtcgaggtcgagtctgtcttccgaggccgaggtcgagtccgagcccctgggtcgggcgaggcggagaccgtcggctgaggccagggctgagtccgagccctagggtcgggcgaagcggagttcgtcgtcttccggggctgagcccgagtccgagccctggggtcgggcgatgcggagttcgtcgtcttccggggctgagcccgagtccgagccctggggtcgggcgatgcggagttcgtcgtcttccggggctgagcccgagtccgagccctagggtcgggcgatgcggagttcgtcgtctttcggggctgagcccgagtccgagccctggggttgggcgatgcggagttcgtcgtcttccggggctgagcccgagtccgagccctggggtcggacgaagcggagttcgtcgtcttccggggctgagcccgagtccgagccctggggtcggacgaagcggagttcgtcgtcttccggggttgagcccgagtccgagccctggggtcggacgaagcggagttcgtcgtcttccggggctgagcctgagtccgagccctggggtcgggcgaagcggagttcgtcgtcttccggggctgagcccgagtccgagccctggggtcgggcgaagcggagttcgtcgtcttccggggctgagcccgagtccgagccctggggtcgggcgaagcggagttcgtcgtcttccggagctgagcccgagtccgagccctggggtcgggcgatgcggagtttcctatggcgcctgaggccggacttggctgctgtcagcctcactctgtcgagtggcacagcagtcggagcggcgcaggtggcactgtcctcttgtcaggccggtcagtggagcggcgaagtgactgcggtcacttcggctctgtcgactgaagggctcgcgtcaggataaggtgtcaggccacctttgcattaaatgctcctgcgatacggtcggtcggcgtggcgacttggccaaggttgcttcttggcgaagactgggcctcgggcgagccgaaggtgtgtccgttgcttgagggggtcctcgggcgagacgtgaatcctccggggtcggctgcccttgcccgaggctgggcttgggcgaggcgagatcgtgtcccttgagtggaccgagccttgacttaattgtacccatcaggcctttgcagctttgtgctgatgggggttactagctgagattaggagtcttgagggtacccctaattatggtccccgacattagcccccgagcctcgaagggagtgttaatactcgcttggaggcttttgtcgcacttttttgcaaggggaccgacctttctcggttgcgttttgttccggtgggtgcgcgcgagcgcacccgccgggtgtagcccccgaggcctcggaggattggtttgactccttcgatgtcttaatgcgtttcacaatgcttcggccggtctggttgttccctcatgcgagctggccgtagcccgggtgcacggtcgggtcccgagctctctgaggcggctgttgaacccctccgaggggccagccttcgaacctctgatcagtagggggctcagggcccgtttccttcgcggagaaggatccctttcggggtatcccctttcccggtccctgttgtaagagagagaaagaggaaaaggatacaaaatcgaaagacgtggtgcacctttttgacgcggtcattatggcggaggtgaagcgccgcccgcttctcctgccaaaggtgccgcatgtcccgccgcggagttaatgcgacgggacgagtggttcgcggggcagccgttgcgcgtgcgcgagccgttcgaggcgcgggcgtttcgctttgagttttgaatcccgcggtgggttcgggcgacgtgttgaacgggtcttgcctgggtctttatatatttaggagagggaccggtgacggttttttgctctgctacttgcctccttcttaggttttcgcaacccgagggaatagccagagaaaaggaaaccgcccacctagtcctctccgccgccacctcctccgcttggtgatggccgaccaggtgaccattgttccgccgcgcgatccgtggcctttctccaccgtcacggcggatgacctggaggccctcgtcgctgagggtttacttcgccttctctccgatgagaggcagccggagtggatgccccccccccccgagcggagccgccccgtccccgccgccgaggtatgttgtgagcttcgtctcctttcactagcgggggttcggagtgccgacgAGCCGTTTTATGCGAGCAattctgcatgtctacggggtggagctgcacaacctcagccccaactccatctcgcaaaccgccatcttcgcggtggtttgcgaaggatacttggggattgacccccactgggacctgtggactcatttcttctctgCGGAACTTTTTGCTTTGCTGAAGCAGGCGCGGGCGCCGCAgtatatccccgccatccttgcgtcctcgaacaaagggtggcagcgccagtggttctatctccgaaatgacgacggggggctcccgtcgttttctcagcgagtggtgaccgccgccgctgACGCCTGGCGCTACAGGAcgccgcacgacagacagaagaatctccagccccttctgaaggccctggagggGTTGCAGAAatgagggctcaccgctgcgggagtaattgccgccattcatcgtcggagggtgcttctcttgacggagcggcggttgccgctttgggagatgacgccggaggccgacttggagggttcaCGTATGTCCTCGGATTCCCTTcccgccgacgacctccacaggcgggtagccgtcacgttggggaaaccggacgccagcgccctttcccagcccttgatgcgtctcgaccgcgggtgtgtgtccctggtgagcgtgcgctccttctttctccttgcgtcggattgcccttggttctcacagccgagacttttcgtctgtctccaggaggtagggtgtcacaagccttcccggccaccggtcccggaggacgcggtggaccgagctgcgcggagggttgccgcggagaagaggaaggagaagaaggacgcgaagaaggctcgggcccgcgagcggacgcgggcccgagacgccttggaatgGCTCCGTTGTCGGtaggagagggatggactcccgagggagccatcgccggaaatgcctgacgacgacgacgatgaagacgatgacgaagacgacgatatggctgcccgccttggcctcagcccgggtctgaggctaggccaggagtcgtcaagctaGCCCCCGAGCAggctggcgccgtcggtttccggggccgggacgtcggggtctcggtccgaagagcgggggcagaccgagggggtacttgacccctcggctagggaagttgaggtgaccccgaggagtcaggccgagctgcctgttccccgagaaccgtcgcccgtgccggctgcgcaggagggcgatcctcaggtcgttgtggctgcgcctgggcagtccgtctctcgGGCGTCTAGagcgcccaaggcgaggatggtaccgaagctagcagcgaggcagacctcggcggta
This genomic window contains:
- the LOC103651385 gene encoding peroxidase 19 — protein: MDSSSRGIRFLVHRRALLLLLLVASSSLVGTSRGREAQPLPAAAATALGSRRSPERHGLALDFYARTCPAVDQIVANVTAAQYRDFPAAGPAVLRLFHHDCFVEGCDASILIAPTADAAAPARPPPPRVERDMEENRNLPQEAFDTVELAKAAVESKCPGIVSCADVLALAARDYVQLVGGPYYAVKKGRKDSKVSLAGKVRGSLPRANSTVDELLRVFAGKGLGAADLVALSGAHTVGFAHCVHVLGRIYDFRGTRRPDPVMDARLVKALRMSCPSSGGSARVVVPFDVSTPFQFDHAYYANLQARLGLLASDQALFLDARTRPLVQDLAANKTRFFQAFVASMDRMGSIRIKKGRKGEVRKVCSQHLFSA